Proteins from a single region of Pithys albifrons albifrons isolate INPA30051 chromosome 12, PitAlb_v1, whole genome shotgun sequence:
- the CDT1 gene encoding DNA replication factor Cdt1, whose amino-acid sequence MSQLRLTDFFGQTKAATGVPAKRGGRHLKAALAGAPVPRKEDADGAPAGLSARPRPLPRSPHTPARGGCPAVQGLAGRKRSRREMEAESPVGARSGEPSGKSARKRLEPLRDAQPGSPGAATSLSPLATARPLTPPSEDLAVPLPTSPSSPGQQDRGTQPSKAPPGTARRLQREDVAKLQGRLQRMKELTRLPSVPSGSSAELRGRLERVRQLQLRIQQRKAGSEATAGARPSGDSGAAAPAAETGEKLPAYQRFHSLAQDLPPGLTLPYKFKVLAEMFRSVDTIAGMLFNRAETVTFAKVKQGVQDMMRRQFEERHMGQIKTVYPTSYQLRQEKNIPTFGGKKSDYQLTLEPVVGEEEKVDGRPHLSASRLLERRKEFHRNLVNIVKQHHKAFLAALSPPMVVPEEKLTRWHPRFNVDEVPDISPAELPRPPQEDRLSTAQEVLSTARGMLSPRMEKALANMALRTSEAGAGEPVLSKAPSPASTASALKGVSQALLDRIRAKEARKLQVLMTRDARQEERVAMLGRLPAMARVLRSVFVAEKKQALPMEVVCARLADSYNEQLAPGEMEKHLRLFAELLPDWVGVHTIRTDTYIKLDKGKDLGLITERLSKAAKEAEAL is encoded by the exons ATGTCCCAGCTCCGCCTCACCGACTTCTTTGGCCAGACAAAAGCGGCCACCGGAGTCCCGGCCAAGCGCGGCGGCCGCCACCTCAAAGCCGCCCTCGCCGGTGCTCCGGTGCCCCGGAAGGAGGATGCTGATGGTGCCCCGGCTGGGCTCAGCGCTCGCCCGCGGCCACTGCCCCGCTCGCCGCACACCCCGGCCCGCGGGGGCTGCCCGGCCGTGCAGGGGCTGGcggggaggaagaggagccgCAGGGAGATGGAAGCAGAATCGCCGGTCGGGGCCCGGTCCGGGGAACCGAGCGGGAAGTCGGCGCGGAAGAGGCTGGAGCCGCTCCGGGATGCGCAGCCGGGATCTCCGGGCGCG GCCACCAGCCTCTCACCTCTGGCCACTGCACGACCCCTGACACCCCCCTCGGAagacctggcagtgcccctcccgaccagccccagctcccctggacagcaggacagggggacACAGCCCAGCAAAGCCCCCCCGGGGACAGCCCGGCGCCTGCAGCGG GAGGATGTGGCCAAGCTGCAGGGCCGCCTGCAGAGGATGAAGGAGCTGACCCGGCTGCCATCTGTGCCCAGCGGGTCCAGTGCGGAGCTGCGCGGCCGCCTGGAGCGAgtgcggcagctgcagctgcgGATCCAGCAGAGGAAAGCGGGAAGTGAAGCCACAGCAGGAGCGCGGCCATCCGGGgactctggagcagcagctcctgcggCAGAGACTGG cGAGAAGCTCCCGGCATACCAGCGGTTCCACAGCCTCGCTCAGGACCTGCCCCCCGGGCTCACACTGCCCTACAAGTTCAAGGTGCTGGCAGAGATGTTCCGCAGCGTGGACACCATCGCCGGAATGCTCTTCAACCGTGCAGAGACCGTCACCTTCGCCAAGGTCAAGCAGGGGGTGCAGGACATGATGCGCAG GCAGTTTGAGGAGCGGCACATGGGGCAGATCAAGACTGTGTATCCCACCTCGTACCAGCTGCGCCAGGAGAAGAACATCCCCACGTTTGGTGGGAAGAAGTCCGATTACCAGCTCACGCTGGAGCCAGTGGTGGGAGAAG AGGAGAAGGTGGATGGTCGCCCTCACCTGTCGGCATCGCGGCTGCTGGAGCGCAGGAAGGAGTTCCATCGGAACCTGGTGAACATTGTCAAGCAGCACCACAAG GCATTCCTGGCTGCCCTCAGCCCTCCCATGGTGGTGCCAGAGGAGAAGCTGACGCGCTGGCATCCTCGCTTCAACGTGGACGAAGTGCCAGACATCAGCCCCGCGGAGCTGCCGCGGCCGCCGCAGGAGGACAGGCTGAGCACGGCCCAGGAGGTGCTGAGCACGGCCCGGGGGATGCTGAGCCCCAGG ATGGAAAAAGCTCTTGCCAACATGGCCTTAAGAACGTCCGAAGCCGGTGCGGGGGAACCGGTGCTTTCCAAAGCACCGTCCCCTGCCAGCACCGCCAGCGCTCTCAAAGGGGtgtcccaggcactgctggacaGG atcCGGGCGAAGGAGGCGCGGAAGCTGCAGGTGCTGATGACGCGGGACGCGCGGCAGGAGGAGCGGGTGGCCATGCTGGGCCGGCTGCCGGCCATGGCCCGCGTGCTGCGCAGCGTCTTCGTGGCCGAGAAGAAGCAGGCGCTGCCcatggaggtggtttgtgcccgCCTGGCCGACAGCTACAACGAGCAGTTGGCACCTG GTGAGATGGAGAAACACCTGCGGCTCTTCGCGGAGCTCCTGCCCGACTGGGTGGGTGTCCACACCATCAGGACAGACACCTACATCAAGCTGGACAAAGGGAAGGACCTTGGCCTCATCACCGAGAGGCTCAGCAAGGCAGCAAAGGAGGCAGAGGCCCTCTGA